From Carassius auratus strain Wakin chromosome 1, ASM336829v1, whole genome shotgun sequence, the proteins below share one genomic window:
- the LOC113109833 gene encoding sodium/potassium-transporting ATPase subunit beta-233 — protein sequence MPAQNKDEGGWKKFVWNSEKKEFLGRTGSSWSKIFLFYLVFYGFLAGIFIGTIQVLLLTLSDYKPTWQDRVAPPGLSHHPRSDKGELIISPEDDDTYRTYVKAMKEFLDSYDTEKQVDPMKFEECGDQPGEYKNRGDLESDMGVRKACQFKKSFLGPCSGIEDRNFGYSEGKPCLIVKLNRIVNFRPKPPASNESIPEDAQHKVQPNVIPIHCTNKKEEDEGKLGEVKYYGIGGGFPLQYYPYYGKLLHLHYLQPLVAVQFVNITPNAEIRVECKVFGENIYYSDKDRYQGRFDVKIGVMTKST from the exons ATGCCCGCTCAAAATAAAGATGAAGGAGGATGGAAGAAGTTTGTATGGAATTCGGAGAAGAAGGAATTTCTTGGACGCACCGGCAGTAGTTGGT CAAAAATCTTCCTGTTCTATCTCGTCTTTTATGGCTTTCTGGCTGGGATCTTTATCGGCACTATCCAGGTTCTCCTCCTCACCCTGAGCGATTACAAACCCACCTGGCAGGACAGAGTAGCTCCTCCAG GGCTCTCTCACCACCCCCGTTCAGACAAGGGTGAGCTGATCATCAGTCCGGAGGATGATGATACCTACAGGACATACGTCAAAGCCATGAAAGAATTCTTAGATTCCTATGACACAGAAAAACAAGTGGACCCAATGAAGTTTGAGGAGTGTGGAG ATCAACCTGGAGAATACAAGAATAGAGGTGATCTAGAAAGTGACATGGGTGTCAGAAAGGCATGCCAGTTTAAGAAATCTTTTCTAGGACCCTGTTCTGGCATTGAAGATCGTAATTTTGGATACTCAGAGGGGAAGCCCTGCTTGATTGTCAAGCTCAACCGGATTGTAAACTTCAGACCTAAG ccACCAGCATCAAACGAAAGCATTCCAGAAGATGCGCAGCACAAAGTCCAGCCCAACGTGATTCCTATCCACTGCACAAACAAG AAAGAAGAGGATGAAGGTAAGCTCGGTGAAGTGAAGTACTACGGTATCGGAGGAGGCTTTCCTCTTCAGTATTACCCCTACTACGGAAAGCTCCTGCACTTACACTACCTGCAGCCCCTGGTGGCCGTCCAGTTCGTCAACATCACCCCGAACGCGGAGATCCGCGTGGAGTGCAAAGTGTTTGGGGAAAACATTTATTACAGCGACAAGGATCGCTACCAGGGACGATTCGATGTTAAAATCGGTGTCATGACCAAATCAACATGA